The following are from one region of the Salvia splendens isolate huo1 chromosome 2, SspV2, whole genome shotgun sequence genome:
- the LOC121769857 gene encoding GATA transcription factor 15-like — translation MDLSDKGSEFEQTSSQTPTPDRVSSDGSYVKSCVDCGTSKTPLWRGGPAGPKSLCNACGIRSRKRRRALMGVVAKEEKKGKKNEAISNQSSSNNNSCTTSSGDSTPGKVGDSLLWDFGRDVALQRPRSNSNRRRKIGEEEQAAFLLMALSCGSVYA, via the exons ATGGATCTGAGTGATAAA GGATCAGAGTTTGAGCAAACCAGTAGCCAAACACCTACTCCAGATAGGGTTTCATCCGACGGCTCCTATGTAAAGTCGTGCGTCGATTGCGGTACCTCCAAAACCCCCCTATGGCGCGGCGGTCCAGCTGGACCCAAG TCGTTGTGCAACGCGTGTGGAATTCGAAGCAGGAAGAGGAGAAGGGCATTAATGGGAGTTGTTGCGAAGGAAGAGAAGAAAGGCAAAAAAAATGAAGCAATTAGCAATCAGAGCAGCAGCAACAACAACAGTTGTACCACCAGCAGTGGCGATAGTACCCCAGGGAAAGTTGGGGATTCGTTGTTGTGGGATTTTGGCAGAGACGTAGCGTTGCAGAGGCCGAGATCGAATTCGAATAGACGGAGGAAAATTGGGGAGGAAGAGCAAGCGGCGTTTCTCTTGATGGCTTTGTCGTGTGGATCGGTCTATGCTTAG